A region from the Naumannella halotolerans genome encodes:
- a CDS encoding response regulator — protein MTLKIYLCDDQALVRGGFRMLIEAEDDLEVVGEASNGEQAVRDLTRRPADVVLMDIRMPVMDGVEATRELVESGNPTKILVLTTFDLDEYVFAALRAGASGFLLKDARPDDLLSAIRDVASGEAVVAPSATRRLLEHVVDHLPTDTGPKPIDPRLASLTDREREVLEQVAKGATNAEICATLYMAEGTVKTHIGRLLSKLECRDRVSLVLFAYETGVAKVV, from the coding sequence ATGACGCTGAAGATTTACCTCTGTGATGATCAAGCTCTGGTCCGGGGTGGTTTTCGGATGCTGATCGAGGCCGAAGATGATCTTGAAGTGGTCGGCGAGGCGAGCAATGGCGAACAGGCCGTCCGCGACCTGACCCGGCGGCCGGCCGATGTGGTGCTGATGGACATCCGGATGCCGGTGATGGACGGTGTGGAGGCCACCCGGGAGCTCGTCGAATCCGGCAATCCGACCAAGATCCTCGTGCTGACCACTTTTGATCTTGATGAGTACGTCTTCGCCGCGCTGCGTGCCGGCGCGAGCGGTTTCCTGTTGAAGGATGCCCGTCCCGATGATCTTCTGTCGGCGATCCGGGATGTCGCCAGCGGTGAGGCCGTGGTCGCACCGAGTGCGACCCGCCGACTGCTGGAGCATGTCGTTGATCATCTTCCGACCGACACCGGACCGAAACCGATCGATCCGCGGCTGGCGTCGCTCACCGATCGGGAACGTGAGGTTCTCGAACAGGTGGCCAAGGGGGCCACCAATGCCGAGATCTGCGCCACCCTCTACATGGCCGAGGGCACGGTGAAGACCCACATCGGGCGTTTGCTGTCCAAACTCGAGTGCCGCGACCGGGTCTCCCTGGTGCTGTTCGCCTACGAAACCGGAGTGGCGAAGGTCGTCTGA
- a CDS encoding PRC-barrel domain-containing protein, whose protein sequence is MPAHDYDALLNADVQGSDGERIGAVNQLFLDDQTQNPSWVTVVIGVFGRREHFIPLADAQFRDGAIHVPYEKAQITAAPALDVDQHLSRDDEDVLFDYYAVQGRGGMPPATDPVADEDPAAEAPTAQPSDAETSPSAYADEVRAETPHEQTLAAEPIDEPVPVDPADAPLAEPVEQPAEWESAAPFTATDEVQDDDVPGVSAQHVEAQEVDPAAEPEVDDRPIDGVVTVDESFTASTPETFEERSIGTDPVDDEAIIVDNEAIIVSDETASPWAAPESAAPVDDASADAESVADHPLEDEPVVGDAAYAPEEDLTGGEPLAPLPDRAGTEPEPLVESESVPVAPAGEAESNETEPAIVAEAAVPPVVPEPDHGSPASPTTPTRVPLSPASSTPAPSTTAAAGESTTGAYGSPAGLGTANDPSQASLFTGGGRPGPADPKPTDDDRASGPGSPASAATGPGSAASSADPRNDRVAKLEDGLGRAQLGATKFVRFLLGEAERWAGRANSRLDEWEKEGRLPGQKRHK, encoded by the coding sequence GTGCCCGCACACGATTACGACGCACTTCTGAACGCAGATGTCCAAGGCTCCGACGGGGAACGGATCGGCGCTGTCAACCAGCTCTTCCTGGACGACCAGACACAGAATCCCTCCTGGGTGACGGTGGTGATCGGCGTCTTCGGCCGTCGCGAGCACTTCATTCCCCTGGCCGACGCCCAGTTCCGCGACGGTGCCATCCACGTCCCGTACGAGAAGGCACAGATCACTGCGGCGCCGGCCCTCGACGTCGACCAGCACCTCTCCCGCGACGACGAGGATGTGCTCTTCGACTACTACGCCGTCCAGGGTCGTGGTGGTATGCCCCCGGCCACGGACCCGGTTGCCGACGAGGACCCGGCCGCGGAAGCGCCGACCGCGCAGCCGAGCGATGCCGAGACCTCACCGTCGGCCTACGCCGACGAGGTGCGGGCCGAAACCCCGCACGAGCAGACGCTCGCCGCGGAGCCGATCGACGAGCCCGTCCCGGTCGACCCGGCCGATGCCCCGCTGGCCGAACCGGTCGAGCAGCCGGCCGAGTGGGAGTCCGCGGCCCCGTTCACGGCGACCGACGAGGTACAGGACGACGATGTCCCGGGGGTGAGTGCCCAGCACGTCGAAGCCCAGGAGGTCGATCCGGCTGCGGAACCCGAGGTGGACGACCGGCCGATCGACGGCGTCGTGACCGTCGACGAATCCTTCACCGCAAGCACCCCGGAGACCTTCGAGGAACGGTCGATCGGTACGGACCCGGTCGACGACGAGGCAATCATCGTCGACAACGAGGCGATCATCGTGTCCGACGAGACCGCCTCACCGTGGGCCGCACCGGAGTCCGCGGCGCCGGTCGACGACGCATCGGCCGATGCTGAGTCGGTCGCGGACCACCCGCTCGAGGACGAACCCGTGGTCGGCGACGCCGCCTACGCCCCCGAGGAGGATCTGACCGGTGGCGAGCCGCTGGCGCCCCTGCCGGACCGGGCGGGGACCGAGCCGGAGCCGCTGGTGGAGTCCGAATCCGTACCGGTCGCACCTGCCGGCGAAGCCGAGTCGAACGAGACCGAGCCCGCGATCGTCGCCGAGGCCGCCGTACCACCGGTGGTTCCCGAGCCCGACCACGGGTCGCCGGCCTCACCGACAACCCCGACCCGGGTCCCGCTCTCCCCCGCCTCATCGACACCTGCCCCATCGACCACGGCCGCAGCCGGGGAGTCGACCACCGGTGCGTACGGCTCACCGGCCGGCCTCGGTACCGCGAACGACCCCTCGCAGGCGTCGCTGTTCACCGGCGGCGGCCGTCCCGGACCGGCCGATCCGAAGCCGACGGACGACGACCGTGCGAGCGGGCCGGGATCGCCTGCTTCGGCTGCCACCGGCCCGGGTTCTGCTGCATCGTCGGCTGACCCGCGCAATGACCGGGTGGCCAAACTGGAGGACGGGTTGGGCCGGGCCCAGCTGGGCGCGACCAAGTTCGTCCGGTTTCTGCTGGGCGAGGCCGAACGGTGGGCCGGACGTGCCAATTCGCGACTGGACGAGTGGGAGAAGGAAGGCCGCCTGCCGGGCCAGAAGCGTCACAAGTGA
- a CDS encoding PLP-dependent aminotransferase family protein, whose translation MSQSGKAGQPAVEPDPGSTSPAQRQDTRLDTYVDRYAERAHGMKASAVRALFAVANRPEVVSLAGGMPNIADLPLNVVADGLKDMVLEIGPQAMQYGSGQGEPMLREQICEVMSLEGISADPDDVTITVGSQQALDLLTRIFCDPGDVVLAEAPSYVGALNTFGAYETTVVHVGMDDDGLDPVALREALVRLQQSGQRAKFLYTIPNFQNPAAVTQPVARRKEILAIAEEFDLLIIEDNPYGLLRLSGDPLPAMRAFDSDRVIYLGSFSKTFAPGFRVGWVLAPHAVREKLVLAQEAATLCPPVFSQFAVSSYLSNHDWKGQIESFKSMYLTRRDAMLSGLAEHMPTGTTWTHPDGGFFVWLTLPEGLDSQAMLPRAVSNRVAYVPGTAFYADGLGTRNMRLSYCFPTPERILEGTRRLGDVLAREAELHRTFGISDNQPRIAERSQAPRPNQR comes from the coding sequence ATGAGTCAGTCAGGAAAGGCGGGGCAGCCCGCCGTCGAGCCCGATCCCGGCAGCACTTCCCCGGCCCAGCGTCAGGACACCCGGCTCGACACCTATGTCGATCGTTATGCCGAGCGGGCCCACGGAATGAAGGCCTCGGCGGTCCGAGCACTGTTCGCCGTGGCGAACCGTCCCGAGGTCGTCTCCCTGGCCGGGGGGATGCCGAACATCGCCGATCTCCCGCTGAACGTGGTCGCCGACGGCCTGAAGGACATGGTGCTCGAAATCGGTCCGCAGGCCATGCAGTACGGCTCCGGACAGGGCGAACCGATGCTTCGCGAACAGATCTGCGAGGTGATGTCCCTGGAGGGCATCAGTGCCGATCCCGACGATGTGACCATCACCGTCGGTTCGCAGCAGGCGCTCGATCTGCTGACCCGGATCTTCTGCGATCCCGGTGACGTCGTGCTGGCCGAGGCACCCAGCTACGTCGGCGCACTGAACACCTTCGGCGCCTACGAGACGACGGTTGTCCACGTCGGTATGGATGACGACGGCCTCGATCCGGTGGCTCTGCGGGAGGCACTGGTGCGGCTGCAGCAGTCCGGTCAGCGGGCGAAGTTCCTCTACACGATCCCGAACTTCCAGAATCCGGCCGCGGTGACCCAGCCGGTGGCCCGGCGCAAGGAGATCCTGGCGATCGCCGAGGAGTTCGACCTGCTGATCATCGAGGACAATCCGTACGGTCTGCTGCGACTGTCCGGCGACCCCCTGCCGGCCATGCGTGCCTTCGACAGTGACCGGGTGATCTACCTCGGCTCGTTCTCCAAGACCTTCGCCCCCGGTTTTCGGGTGGGCTGGGTGCTCGCGCCCCACGCGGTACGGGAGAAACTGGTGCTCGCCCAGGAGGCGGCGACCCTGTGTCCCCCGGTGTTCTCCCAGTTCGCGGTCTCGAGCTATCTGAGCAACCACGACTGGAAGGGACAGATCGAGTCCTTCAAGTCGATGTACCTGACCCGCCGTGATGCGATGCTCTCCGGTCTGGCCGAGCACATGCCGACCGGTACGACCTGGACCCATCCCGACGGCGGGTTCTTCGTCTGGCTGACCCTGCCCGAGGGCTTGGACTCCCAGGCGATGCTGCCGCGGGCGGTGTCGAACCGGGTCGCCTATGTTCCCGGTACGGCGTTCTACGCCGACGGTCTCGGCACCCGGAACATGCGCCTGTCCTACTGCTTCCCCACCCCTGAACGTATTCTCGAAGGGACCCGACGATTGGGTGACGTACTTGCCCGGGAGGCCGAGCTGCATCGGACCTTCGGCATCTCCGACAATCAGCCCCGAATTGCCGAGCGGTCCCAGGCCCCGCGGCCGAACCAGCGATGA
- a CDS encoding D-alanine--D-alanine ligase family protein, which produces MSAGTGQGPVLVLAGGLSHEREVSLNSGRRVARALAERGHEVITADLDSSLIATLRGIDDVTVFPLLHGETGEDGSLRQVLDLLDVPYVGAGPAASRIAFDKSIATPVVTEAGLLTPEQIALPHDVFRELGAAELVRAVGDRLGFPLMVKPARSGSAMGCSRVEQPAELPQAMVGAYAYGDLAVIESFISGTEVAVGVVDLGSGPEALPAVEIRPDSGVYDYAARYTAGATRFIAPADIDEQTAKACADLAIRVHEVLGLRELSRTDMIISGDGVPVFLEANVAPGMTETSSIPLAMKASGKDLGDFCSEMIMAARRRQA; this is translated from the coding sequence ATGAGCGCCGGCACCGGACAGGGTCCGGTCCTGGTCCTCGCCGGCGGTCTCTCCCACGAACGGGAGGTGTCGCTGAACTCCGGCCGCCGGGTCGCCCGAGCGCTCGCCGAACGCGGGCACGAGGTGATCACCGCCGATCTCGACTCCTCTCTGATCGCCACCTTGCGCGGCATCGACGATGTCACCGTCTTTCCCCTGCTGCACGGTGAGACCGGTGAGGACGGATCCCTGCGACAGGTCCTCGATCTGCTCGACGTCCCCTATGTCGGCGCTGGTCCGGCCGCCTCCCGGATCGCCTTCGACAAGTCGATCGCGACCCCGGTGGTGACCGAGGCAGGTCTGCTGACACCCGAGCAGATCGCCTTGCCCCACGATGTGTTTCGCGAACTCGGTGCCGCCGAGCTGGTACGCGCGGTCGGTGACCGGCTGGGCTTCCCGCTGATGGTGAAACCGGCCCGCTCCGGTTCGGCGATGGGCTGTTCGAGGGTGGAGCAACCTGCCGAACTGCCGCAGGCGATGGTTGGTGCCTATGCCTACGGCGACCTGGCGGTGATCGAGTCGTTCATCTCCGGCACCGAGGTCGCCGTCGGCGTGGTCGACCTCGGGTCGGGTCCCGAGGCGCTGCCGGCGGTGGAGATCCGTCCCGATTCCGGGGTCTATGACTATGCAGCCAGGTACACCGCCGGTGCCACCCGGTTCATCGCGCCGGCCGACATCGACGAGCAGACCGCCAAGGCCTGCGCCGACCTCGCGATCCGGGTGCACGAGGTCCTCGGGTTGCGGGAGCTTTCGCGTACCGACATGATCATCTCTGGTGACGGTGTCCCCGTCTTCCTGGAGGCCAATGTCGCCCCAGGAATGACCGAGACCTCAAGCATTCCCCTTGCCATGAAGGCATCCGGGAAGGACCTGGGCGACTTCTGCAGCGAAATGATCATGGCTGCTCGGCGGCGTCAGGCATGA
- a CDS encoding SURF1 family protein produces MSSPVRDQDQVRPAPLWQRALIILVGVAAAGVMACLGLWQAQVFIDDGERNAAARADLPSGVVDEVASPEVSPVDWYGRTVTMTGEYLPSYQLFIPDGEHYRVLTAFETDRGNIVPVIRGVVDEPSAPAPPSGVVERSGVLLASELEVGGALPEGQIGSVRLPELAQSWPRPMISGYVTLPLDQAQAEGFAEADVLRLPDASGSARSRGYSLQWWIFGAFALGISIKIAHDAGRGKGVLTRTL; encoded by the coding sequence ATGAGCTCTCCGGTCCGGGACCAAGATCAGGTTCGCCCCGCTCCGCTGTGGCAACGTGCGTTGATCATCCTGGTCGGTGTGGCTGCCGCAGGGGTGATGGCCTGCCTCGGGCTGTGGCAGGCCCAGGTCTTCATCGACGACGGTGAGCGCAATGCGGCCGCCCGCGCCGACCTGCCCTCGGGTGTGGTCGACGAGGTCGCTTCACCGGAGGTCTCCCCGGTGGACTGGTACGGCCGCACCGTCACCATGACGGGTGAGTATCTGCCGTCCTACCAGTTGTTCATCCCCGACGGTGAGCATTACCGAGTGCTGACGGCCTTCGAGACCGATCGGGGCAACATCGTGCCGGTGATCCGTGGCGTGGTGGACGAACCCTCGGCTCCAGCTCCGCCCTCCGGTGTGGTGGAACGCTCCGGGGTGCTGCTCGCCTCCGAGCTGGAGGTCGGCGGGGCCCTTCCCGAGGGACAGATCGGGTCGGTACGCCTGCCCGAGCTGGCCCAGAGTTGGCCCCGGCCGATGATCTCCGGTTACGTCACCCTCCCCCTCGATCAGGCCCAGGCCGAGGGCTTCGCCGAGGCGGATGTGCTTCGACTCCCCGATGCCTCCGGTTCGGCCCGCAGTCGCGGGTATTCCCTGCAGTGGTGGATCTTCGGCGCGTTCGCGCTCGGCATCTCGATCAAGATCGCCCATGACGCCGGCCGCGGCAAGGGTGTGCTCACTCGTACCCTCTGA
- a CDS encoding ParB/RepB/Spo0J family partition protein, with protein MSTPPRANRNNRGLGRGLGELFQKTDHDGPADSIVINGTPPPAMPKGSSYAELPLEAITPNPKQPRTNFDEDDLSELTESIREIGVLQPVVVRPLGNGRYELVMGERRLRASKAAGSKTIPAIIRETGEHDLLRDALLENLHRAQLNPLEEASAYQQMLDDFGCSQEELARRIKRSRPQISNTLRLLKLPPTVQRRVAAGVLSAGHARALLGVESAAAQERLAQRIVAEGMSVRATEESVALGEGEDAPKRTRARAVESPRASELSAELSDRFETRVEVKIGAKYRGRISIDFAGEDDLERILELLKRH; from the coding sequence ATGAGCACCCCCCCGAGGGCCAATCGCAACAACCGCGGACTCGGTCGCGGCCTGGGTGAACTGTTCCAGAAGACCGACCATGACGGGCCTGCTGACTCGATCGTCATCAATGGCACGCCTCCCCCGGCGATGCCCAAGGGTTCCTCCTACGCCGAGCTGCCGCTCGAGGCGATCACCCCGAACCCGAAGCAGCCGCGCACCAACTTCGACGAGGATGATCTGTCGGAGCTGACCGAATCCATCCGCGAGATCGGTGTGCTGCAGCCCGTGGTGGTCCGACCGCTGGGCAACGGCCGGTACGAGCTGGTCATGGGTGAACGCCGTCTCCGTGCGTCGAAGGCCGCCGGCTCGAAGACCATTCCCGCCATCATCCGGGAGACCGGGGAGCATGATCTCCTGCGCGACGCCTTGCTGGAGAACCTGCACCGGGCCCAGTTGAACCCCTTGGAGGAGGCCTCGGCCTATCAGCAGATGCTGGATGACTTCGGCTGTTCGCAGGAAGAGCTGGCGCGCAGGATCAAGCGATCCCGGCCGCAGATCTCGAACACGCTGCGATTGCTGAAACTACCGCCGACTGTCCAACGCCGGGTGGCAGCCGGCGTCCTCTCGGCCGGCCATGCGCGCGCCCTGCTGGGAGTCGAGAGTGCCGCAGCGCAGGAACGGCTTGCCCAGCGGATCGTTGCCGAGGGCATGAGTGTCCGCGCCACCGAGGAATCCGTAGCCCTGGGTGAGGGTGAGGACGCACCCAAGCGGACCCGAGCCCGGGCGGTGGAGTCCCCACGAGCCAGCGAGCTGTCCGCGGAGCTGTCCGATCGATTCGAGACCCGGGTGGAAGTGAAGATCGGCGCGAAGTACCGCGGTCGGATCTCAATCGACTTCGCCGGCGAGGATGATCTCGAGCGGATCCTCGAGCTGCTCAAGCGGCACTGA
- a CDS encoding ParA family protein — MKKRVRGARRAAYDAPEEPEPDSPDDLEAPVSRETSLPRPAATRTMVVANQKGGVGKTTTAVNIATGLALGGLDVVVIDLDPQGNASTALGIEHHESIPGTYEVLLEGETIEAHLADSPEADSLKVLPATINLAGAEIQLVSAVARETRLRKAIRKYLETHSADYIILDCPPSLGLLTLNALVAADEIMIPIQCEYYALEGVSQLMNTINLVKGELNDDLLLSTVLLTMYDGRTRLSAQVADEVREHFPEQTLETAIPRSVRISEAPSYGQTVITYHVASAGAEAYLKAAAEVARRGAEEH; from the coding sequence TTGAAGAAGCGGGTCCGCGGTGCGCGTCGGGCGGCGTACGACGCCCCCGAAGAACCCGAACCAGACTCGCCCGATGATCTGGAGGCTCCCGTTTCACGTGAAACTTCGCTCCCCCGCCCGGCCGCGACGCGAACCATGGTCGTGGCCAACCAGAAGGGTGGCGTGGGCAAAACCACGACCGCGGTGAACATCGCCACCGGTCTCGCCCTGGGCGGGCTGGACGTGGTGGTGATAGACCTCGATCCGCAGGGGAACGCCTCCACCGCACTCGGAATCGAACACCACGAAAGTATTCCTGGCACCTACGAGGTTCTTCTCGAAGGGGAGACGATCGAGGCCCACCTCGCGGACTCCCCCGAGGCCGATTCGCTGAAGGTACTTCCGGCGACGATCAACCTCGCCGGCGCAGAGATCCAACTCGTATCGGCCGTTGCACGTGAAACGCGATTGCGCAAAGCAATCCGGAAGTACCTGGAGACTCACAGCGCTGACTACATCATCCTGGACTGCCCGCCCTCGCTCGGACTGCTGACGCTGAATGCACTGGTCGCCGCGGACGAGATCATGATCCCGATCCAGTGCGAGTACTACGCACTCGAAGGCGTCTCCCAGTTGATGAACACCATCAACTTGGTGAAGGGCGAACTCAACGACGATCTGTTGTTGTCCACGGTGCTGCTGACGATGTACGACGGACGGACTCGGTTGTCTGCCCAGGTGGCCGACGAGGTGCGGGAACACTTCCCTGAACAGACCCTGGAGACAGCCATTCCGCGTTCGGTACGGATCTCCGAGGCGCCCAGCTATGGGCAGACGGTCATCACCTACCATGTGGCTTCGGCGGGGGCCGAGGCCTATTTGAAAGCCGCGGCGGAGGTCGCCCGCCGCGGAGCAGAGGAGCACTGA
- the rsmG gene encoding 16S rRNA (guanine(527)-N(7))-methyltransferase RsmG has product MSVPIPPAAQDLFGDRIDTARAYVEVLADRGVSHGLLGPREIPRLWERHLINSLALEQFVETDSTVVDIGSGAGLPGIPLAIARPDLQVTLLEPLLRRSKFLTTVVDELGLSQRVSVVRARAEDHDGRYAVVTARAVAPLPRLVDWALPLMSEGGTILALKGASALAEVADAAQVVQRLALHSEVSQVVVHPDAEPTTVVSLRRNQ; this is encoded by the coding sequence GTGAGTGTCCCGATCCCGCCTGCAGCCCAGGACCTGTTCGGCGATCGGATCGACACCGCGCGTGCCTACGTCGAGGTGCTTGCGGATCGTGGGGTGAGCCACGGCCTGCTCGGGCCTCGGGAGATCCCGCGGCTGTGGGAACGACATCTGATCAACTCCCTGGCTCTGGAACAGTTCGTCGAGACCGACTCGACCGTGGTCGACATCGGCAGTGGGGCGGGGCTTCCCGGGATACCGCTGGCCATCGCCCGACCGGACCTGCAGGTCACCTTGCTCGAGCCGTTGCTGCGTCGTTCCAAGTTCCTGACCACGGTGGTCGACGAGCTGGGCCTGTCGCAGCGTGTCTCGGTGGTACGCGCCAGGGCAGAGGATCACGACGGTCGTTATGCGGTGGTCACCGCGCGTGCAGTGGCACCCCTCCCCCGATTGGTCGACTGGGCGTTGCCGCTGATGTCGGAGGGGGGAACCATCCTTGCGTTGAAGGGTGCCTCGGCGTTGGCGGAGGTCGCCGATGCGGCGCAGGTTGTGCAGCGGCTCGCGCTGCACTCCGAAGTCAGCCAGGTGGTGGTGCATCCGGACGCAGAGCCGACGACGGTTGTATCGTTGCGGCGGAATCAGTAA
- a CDS encoding protein jag: MTQSEQTADVAVGAPEDERPAADVTEVTEEAEAKLSPLEEECDVAADYLEELLDIADLDGDLDTYTEGGRAHVSIVTDAEVLVGKDAQVLEALQELARLTVMTETGRRSRLMLDIGGHRERRRTELRELAADAVAEVKDSGESVALSAMNPFERKIVHDAVADAGFRSESEGDEPKRHVVVLPPA, translated from the coding sequence ATGACGCAGAGCGAACAGACCGCAGACGTGGCGGTTGGAGCACCGGAGGACGAGCGGCCCGCTGCCGATGTGACTGAGGTCACAGAGGAGGCCGAGGCGAAGCTCTCCCCCCTGGAGGAGGAATGCGATGTTGCGGCAGATTACCTGGAGGAGCTGCTCGACATCGCTGACCTTGACGGTGACCTGGACACCTACACCGAGGGCGGTCGGGCACACGTATCGATCGTGACCGACGCCGAAGTCCTGGTGGGCAAGGACGCGCAGGTTCTCGAGGCTCTGCAGGAGCTCGCTCGCCTGACCGTGATGACCGAAACCGGCCGGCGCAGTCGGTTGATGCTGGATATCGGCGGTCACCGCGAACGCCGTCGTACCGAGCTACGTGAACTGGCCGCCGACGCGGTGGCCGAGGTCAAGGACTCCGGGGAGTCGGTGGCTCTGTCGGCGATGAATCCCTTCGAACGCAAAATCGTGCACGACGCCGTCGCGGATGCCGGATTCCGCAGTGAGTCCGAGGGCGACGAGCCCAAGCGGCATGTCGTAGTGCTGCCGCCGGCGTGA
- the yidC gene encoding membrane protein insertase YidC — MDGFFASIGSFFGVILYPLEWVVSGLLVLFHAMWEPLLATSPGWAWTLSIICLTVVIRILLFPLFVRQIKSMRRMQQVQPKMAEIRKKYGSDREKMAIETQKLMREEGVNPLASCLPLLLQMPIFFALFNVLNGAAAGRAQGYWMAQNPELVEQLGQSTIFGARIADRFLPITDATGALAIGNVQLVTIILILLMTATMFYTQLQLTRRNMPPEALEGPMAQQQKMMLYLFPIIFAVGGVNFPVGVLIYWLTTNLWTMGQQAWIIRNNPTPNTPAYAAWEARIIAKGGDPREKDPTYAKRKAEEEERAKAAAEAEAAPRVQRQQPNRQSRSNRRTGSSGGGSNRNNPGVKKNGGAPKKSNQNPSNTKRPYGK; from the coding sequence ATGGATGGATTCTTCGCCAGTATCGGCAGTTTCTTCGGCGTGATCCTGTATCCGCTGGAGTGGGTGGTCTCCGGACTGCTGGTGCTGTTCCACGCCATGTGGGAACCACTGCTCGCGACCAGCCCCGGTTGGGCGTGGACGCTGTCGATCATCTGCCTGACGGTGGTCATCCGGATCCTGCTGTTCCCGTTGTTCGTGCGGCAGATCAAGTCCATGCGACGGATGCAGCAGGTGCAGCCGAAGATGGCCGAGATCCGCAAGAAGTACGGCTCCGATCGCGAGAAGATGGCGATCGAGACGCAGAAGCTGATGCGCGAGGAGGGAGTCAACCCGCTCGCGTCCTGTCTCCCCCTGCTGCTGCAGATGCCGATCTTCTTCGCCCTGTTCAACGTGCTGAACGGCGCCGCTGCGGGTCGGGCGCAGGGCTACTGGATGGCACAGAATCCCGAGCTCGTTGAGCAACTCGGGCAGTCGACCATCTTCGGTGCGAGAATCGCCGACCGCTTCTTGCCGATCACCGACGCCACGGGCGCACTGGCGATCGGCAATGTGCAGCTGGTGACGATCATCCTGATCCTGCTGATGACCGCCACGATGTTCTACACCCAGCTGCAGCTGACCCGAAGGAACATGCCGCCGGAGGCCCTGGAGGGCCCGATGGCGCAGCAGCAGAAGATGATGCTGTACCTGTTCCCGATCATCTTCGCCGTGGGCGGTGTGAACTTCCCCGTCGGTGTCCTCATCTACTGGTTGACGACCAACCTGTGGACGATGGGTCAGCAGGCCTGGATCATCCGGAACAACCCGACCCCGAACACCCCGGCCTACGCGGCCTGGGAGGCACGGATCATCGCCAAGGGCGGGGATCCCCGGGAGAAGGATCCGACCTACGCCAAGCGCAAGGCCGAGGAGGAGGAGCGGGCCAAGGCTGCAGCCGAGGCCGAAGCGGCCCCCCGAGTGCAGCGCCAGCAGCCGAACCGGCAGTCGCGGTCGAATCGACGTACCGGTTCCTCCGGTGGCGGGAGCAACAGGAACAACCCCGGGGTGAAGAAGAACGGTGGTGCTCCGAAGAAGAGCAACCAGAACCCCTCGAACACGAAGCGGCCCTACGGCAAGTAG
- the yidD gene encoding membrane protein insertion efficiency factor YidD, translating into MKHLLILFLKAYRLLVSPLYGQVCKFHPSCSAYTLEAVQVHGAARGSWLGAKRLGRCHPWSLGGYDPVPGTAAAQEWAAEQAAQETASTATQATSAQVTDAGTIGGPDPTQRLSKGVC; encoded by the coding sequence ATGAAGCACCTACTGATCCTGTTCCTGAAGGCCTACCGGCTGTTGGTCAGCCCGTTGTACGGCCAGGTCTGCAAATTCCACCCGAGCTGCTCGGCCTACACGCTGGAGGCGGTGCAGGTGCACGGCGCCGCCCGTGGCAGCTGGCTGGGAGCGAAGCGGCTGGGCCGCTGTCACCCGTGGTCGCTGGGCGGGTACGACCCCGTACCCGGCACTGCGGCAGCGCAGGAGTGGGCGGCCGAGCAGGCTGCACAGGAAACGGCGTCCACCGCCACCCAGGCCACCTCCGCCCAGGTCACCGACGCAGGGACCATCGGCGGACCCGATCCGACGCAACGTTTGAGCAAGGGAGTTTGCTGA
- the rnpA gene encoding ribonuclease P protein component, with protein sequence MLPAATRMRSSEEFRATVRQGVRAGRPTLVVHGRCGTGSTRVGFVVSKAVGNAVVRNRVKRRLRHLAAEELPTLPGAGCQFVIRALPPAATSPELADDFRSAWLSCLGKLGAR encoded by the coding sequence GTGTTGCCCGCCGCAACCCGCATGAGGTCGAGCGAAGAATTTCGCGCCACAGTCCGGCAGGGTGTCCGCGCAGGCAGACCCACTCTCGTCGTCCACGGTCGTTGTGGAACCGGCTCGACCCGAGTGGGTTTTGTCGTGTCCAAGGCCGTCGGAAATGCCGTCGTCCGTAACCGGGTGAAGCGCCGGTTGCGGCATCTGGCAGCCGAAGAACTGCCGACGCTGCCCGGTGCAGGTTGCCAGTTCGTCATCCGGGCCCTGCCGCCGGCCGCCACGTCGCCCGAGCTGGCCGACGACTTCCGCAGTGCCTGGTTGTCCTGTCTGGGCAAGCTGGGTGCGAGATGA
- the rpmH gene encoding 50S ribosomal protein L34 codes for MSKRTFQPSNRRRSRTHGFRLRMRTRAGRSILAARRRKGRTKLAG; via the coding sequence GTGAGCAAGCGTACCTTCCAGCCGAGCAACCGTCGGCGTAGCCGCACCCACGGCTTCCGTCTGCGTATGCGGACCCGTGCGGGCCGTTCGATCCTGGCCGCACGTCGTCGCAAGGGCCGCACCAAGCTGGCCGGCTGA